The following are encoded in a window of Flavobacterium cupriresistens genomic DNA:
- a CDS encoding type I polyketide synthase — MESKLNSVRKKDIAIIGMSGKFHKSENIEAFWNNLVKGQELIHFYDDEELEKLGIGKELLKNPNYIKSSAFIDNSESFDYSFFGYTKEEAELMDPQIRIMHEHVWLALEDASYNLDQYKEKIGLYLSASDNLNWRAETLLNPNNAVGSFMTARLADKNFISTLISYSLNFKGPSFYINTACSSALTALHIACRSLLLKECSTALAGAVSINTTTEYGYLYEDDLIFSNDGHCRTFDKDSSGTTFGEGVGVVVLKRLEDALNDKDHIYAVIRATAVNNDGKRKVGYTAPSVNGQADCIKLAHSFAGITPEDVSYIEAHGTATKLGDPVEIEALNKAFNYNKNHSCAIGSVKSNLGHLDAVAGIVGVIKTALSLKNKMLPPSINYNEANPEINFESGPFYVNDKLQKWVSNQDQLLNAGVSSFGIGGTNAHVVLEEAPELKENFDSNSYQLITFSAKTKTALKNYEKTLRNFLEKNEEIKIPALAYTLNTGRKDFRYRNYIVCKNKEEAINQLIQFDTVPEKELSNNRKKKIVFMFSGQGSQYFLMAKEVYLNNPFFQSIIDKGFKIITKLTGIDYSIILGYTDSETANKELINNTFYTQPLLFLVEYAFAKLYIRLGVTPDSMIGHSLGEYVAACISEVFSFEDALYVVTKRAELMAKIEEGDMIGIGVNLAEIKPLLPKNVSIAAINTANSFVASGTKKAISEFTEILGENNISYVPLKTSHAFHSDMMDSILEEYEEIIKKVTLSFPKFPFVSNLTGEEITKEDATSAKYWVAHLRGTVNFFDGINYLLQKGDGLYIEIGPGHTLTSFLKQNQYYNSDQTAIHSIRHIKNDVNDYQFFNESLGRIWEHGIEVDWEAYYDYQKHYKIPAPTYVFDKTTLPVKVSPITQLMNNGGAFKNAERSIFNSYYINNWKKSLIESSEKKSEEKGVYLIFSNSGKTITAIENQMLSLGNEIVMVTKGSSFVKSDSGIYSIDPNNSTNFQELFADLKAKKIKVINVIYNWLIDTPKEGDVNYNPIKFLYESVNQFSIKVTFLSKFNTRVLGNEVSSISMDFAIKMADLFDRKERLFTNYILDADQDQDDPVLIENIVNDLIFNEKDSTVAYRNNNRWVPFFENIKLNSTKKSTEFEGEKNYLVIHSTAGIVKPIVDHLSSLSNNSNVLLLCGNTTANEDSIAENVIKYQTNLECPKQFKETIEFILKEHDSISGIICNPELWNDQVDLEPLDVADLATEVKIKTRFIDNLYEAIKNINIDFVWFPLRLSSIIEGSKYRSGVLSEIYTTLFKEHKSDELNHWITVYLDDLTGRKLTDEEIITVFKNSFLTKNISSLILSHRDLNHIIAESKKTEDPVLTTKNTIERPVVVTAYTAPETKLEAELCEMIQDFFNYEKVGITDDFFELGGDSLKAMIFIKRIEKQYSILLDLQDFYQKATVKMIAMEIDLATKILNVQTAKTNMIKI, encoded by the coding sequence ATGGAAAGTAAATTAAATAGTGTAAGAAAAAAAGATATTGCAATTATTGGAATGTCCGGTAAGTTTCATAAATCAGAAAACATTGAAGCTTTTTGGAATAATCTTGTAAAGGGGCAGGAACTGATTCATTTTTATGACGATGAAGAATTAGAAAAATTGGGCATAGGCAAAGAGTTGTTAAAAAACCCTAATTATATCAAATCAAGCGCCTTTATTGACAATTCTGAAAGCTTTGATTATTCTTTTTTTGGATACACAAAAGAAGAAGCAGAACTTATGGATCCCCAAATAAGAATCATGCACGAACATGTTTGGTTGGCATTAGAAGATGCAAGCTATAATCTGGATCAATATAAAGAAAAAATAGGGTTGTATTTATCTGCATCAGATAACTTAAACTGGAGAGCTGAAACGCTATTAAATCCAAATAATGCTGTAGGTTCTTTTATGACAGCGAGACTCGCAGATAAGAATTTCATCAGTACTTTAATTTCATATAGCCTAAATTTTAAAGGGCCTAGTTTTTATATAAATACAGCATGTTCAAGTGCCTTAACAGCATTGCATATTGCCTGTAGAAGTTTATTATTAAAAGAATGTTCAACTGCTTTGGCTGGTGCGGTGAGCATTAATACGACAACGGAGTATGGATACTTGTATGAAGATGATTTAATATTTTCAAATGACGGTCACTGTAGAACATTCGACAAAGATTCCTCCGGTACTACTTTTGGAGAGGGCGTGGGTGTTGTCGTTTTAAAAAGACTGGAAGATGCTCTAAATGATAAGGACCATATTTATGCCGTTATCAGAGCAACTGCGGTAAATAATGATGGTAAAAGAAAGGTAGGATATACAGCGCCAAGTGTTAATGGTCAAGCCGATTGTATCAAATTAGCCCATAGTTTTGCCGGAATAACCCCTGAAGATGTTAGTTACATAGAAGCACATGGAACAGCAACTAAATTAGGAGATCCTGTTGAAATAGAGGCTTTAAACAAAGCATTTAATTATAATAAAAACCATTCTTGCGCCATTGGTTCTGTTAAATCAAATCTGGGTCATCTTGATGCGGTTGCAGGAATTGTCGGGGTTATAAAAACGGCTTTGTCACTTAAAAATAAGATGCTGCCTCCTTCTATAAATTATAATGAAGCAAACCCTGAAATCAATTTTGAATCCGGGCCTTTTTATGTAAATGATAAACTGCAAAAGTGGGTGTCTAATCAGGATCAATTATTAAATGCCGGCGTAAGTAGTTTCGGTATTGGAGGCACAAATGCCCATGTTGTTCTGGAAGAAGCTCCGGAATTAAAAGAGAATTTCGATTCAAACTCGTACCAGCTGATTACTTTTTCTGCTAAAACAAAAACAGCTCTTAAAAATTATGAAAAAACGCTCAGAAATTTTTTAGAAAAGAATGAAGAGATTAAGATTCCTGCTCTGGCCTATACGCTAAACACGGGGCGTAAAGATTTCAGATACAGAAATTATATTGTTTGTAAAAATAAAGAAGAAGCGATAAATCAATTGATTCAGTTTGATACAGTTCCGGAGAAGGAGCTTAGCAATAACAGGAAAAAAAAGATTGTTTTCATGTTTTCCGGTCAAGGCAGCCAGTATTTTCTGATGGCTAAAGAAGTGTATTTAAATAATCCTTTCTTTCAATCAATAATTGACAAAGGATTTAAAATAATAACCAAATTAACCGGAATAGACTACAGTATAATCTTAGGATATACCGACAGTGAAACCGCTAACAAAGAACTAATTAATAATACTTTTTATACACAGCCATTATTATTTTTAGTAGAATACGCTTTTGCAAAACTCTATATAAGATTAGGTGTTACACCTGACAGTATGATAGGGCATAGTTTAGGAGAATACGTAGCGGCTTGCATCAGCGAGGTTTTTTCATTTGAAGACGCTCTGTATGTAGTGACAAAAAGAGCTGAGTTAATGGCAAAAATTGAAGAAGGTGATATGATTGGTATTGGGGTAAATCTAGCTGAGATTAAGCCTTTACTTCCAAAAAACGTGTCTATTGCTGCCATAAATACGGCAAATTCATTTGTGGCATCCGGAACAAAAAAGGCTATTTCAGAGTTTACGGAAATACTGGGTGAAAATAACATAAGTTATGTGCCATTAAAAACTTCTCATGCTTTTCATTCCGATATGATGGATAGTATTTTGGAAGAGTACGAAGAAATTATTAAAAAAGTCACGCTTTCGTTCCCTAAATTTCCATTTGTATCTAATCTGACAGGTGAAGAAATAACCAAAGAGGACGCGACTTCAGCAAAATATTGGGTGGCTCATTTAAGAGGGACAGTGAACTTCTTTGACGGTATAAATTATTTATTACAAAAAGGAGATGGCCTCTATATAGAAATTGGCCCTGGTCATACTTTGACTTCTTTTCTGAAACAAAATCAATATTATAATTCGGATCAAACAGCTATTCATTCAATTAGGCATATAAAAAATGATGTCAATGATTATCAGTTTTTTAACGAGTCTCTAGGCCGTATTTGGGAACACGGAATTGAGGTTGACTGGGAAGCCTATTATGATTATCAAAAACATTATAAAATACCGGCTCCTACTTATGTATTTGACAAAACAACATTACCGGTTAAAGTAAGTCCGATTACCCAATTGATGAATAATGGAGGCGCTTTTAAAAATGCGGAAAGAAGCATTTTCAATTCCTATTATATAAACAATTGGAAAAAATCGTTAATCGAGAGCTCAGAAAAAAAATCTGAAGAAAAAGGAGTTTATCTGATCTTTTCAAATAGTGGAAAAACCATAACAGCTATAGAAAATCAAATGCTATCGCTGGGTAATGAGATCGTTATGGTTACTAAAGGATCTTCGTTTGTAAAGTCGGATTCAGGTATTTATAGCATTGACCCTAATAACAGTACTAATTTTCAGGAGCTGTTTGCTGATTTAAAAGCAAAGAAAATTAAAGTTATAAATGTCATATATAACTGGTTGATTGATACTCCAAAGGAAGGGGATGTAAACTACAATCCTATAAAGTTCTTGTATGAATCAGTAAATCAATTTTCAATAAAAGTAACTTTCTTATCTAAGTTCAATACTAGAGTTTTAGGAAATGAAGTAAGCAGTATTTCAATGGACTTCGCAATAAAAATGGCGGATTTATTTGATAGAAAAGAAAGGCTGTTTACGAATTATATACTAGACGCAGATCAGGATCAGGATGATCCGGTACTGATTGAAAATATTGTTAATGATCTAATATTTAACGAAAAAGATAGCACTGTAGCCTATAGAAACAACAATCGTTGGGTACCCTTTTTTGAAAATATAAAATTAAACAGTACTAAAAAAAGTACGGAATTTGAAGGAGAGAAAAATTATTTGGTAATTCACTCTACAGCCGGTATTGTGAAACCGATTGTGGATCATCTCTCCTCTTTATCAAATAATAGCAACGTTTTATTGCTTTGCGGTAATACGACCGCTAATGAGGACTCAATAGCTGAAAATGTAATAAAATATCAGACCAATTTAGAATGTCCAAAACAATTTAAAGAAACTATTGAATTCATTCTTAAAGAACATGACAGTATTTCCGGAATAATATGCAATCCTGAACTATGGAACGATCAAGTAGATTTAGAGCCATTAGATGTAGCTGATTTGGCGACTGAAGTTAAGATTAAAACTAGGTTTATTGACAATCTTTACGAAGCTATTAAAAACATAAATATAGATTTTGTTTGGTTTCCTCTAAGACTTTCTTCCATAATAGAAGGCTCAAAATACAGATCGGGTGTTTTATCTGAAATTTATACCACCTTATTCAAAGAACATAAGAGCGATGAACTGAACCACTGGATCACGGTTTATTTGGATGATTTAACCGGTAGAAAATTAACCGATGAAGAAATTATTACGGTGTTCAAAAACTCATTTTTGACCAAAAATATTTCGAGTTTAATACTGTCTCACCGTGATCTGAATCATATTATAGCTGAATCTAAGAAAACGGAAGATCCAGTATTAACTACTAAAAATACTATAGAACGTCCAGTCGTAGTGACCGCCTATACCGCCCCTGAAACCAAATTGGAAGCGGAATTGTGCGAGATGATACAAGATTTTTTTAATTATGAAAAAGTCGGAATCACAGATGATTTCTTTGAGTTAGGAGGAGATTCCCTAAAAGCCATGATTTTTATAAAACGAATTGAAAAACAATACAGTATTCTATTAGACT
- a CDS encoding non-ribosomal peptide synthetase → MKNLLKELRENEIYISLDGEDLKLKFNHQEIPQELISRIKKDKEALVQYLKEQKTTSDVALAIAPVSVSIDGYPLSSSQQRLWVLDQFEEGLSSYNITQQVELKGDYDIKLFQEAVFAVIERHEILRTVFKKNSKEQISQWVLNKDEVDFFIGYEDFSGEEQPMNAVSSYIQEDKLKLFNLEKGPLLRAAILKTAVDQYVFHYNMHHIIGDGWSMGVLANDVMSFYKAFTTKEKVQLSPLSIQYKDYAASQLEGLNKPEKEGHKKYWSEVLSGELPIIDLPSSKTRPPLKTQKGNTLEVYLSSELTNSLKLFTKDQEGSLFISLLALWNALVYRYTGHEDLLIGTPVAGRNHIDLENQIGFYVNTLVLRNKINPEDNFLTHYKKTKEQVLSAFSHQEYPFDQILNDLNTKRDISRSAIFDMMMALQNTGDKIKGGHTIEANVIVDKGEELSKMDLEINFAEIGDKLLFKLNYNTDVYSKATMSGIMMHFIQLAENSILTPNVSIKALNYLSKSEKNLLVTLFDKTDTPFPNEKTIIDLFNEQALKHPQRIALTYENFSYTYKELDEISNQFAQYLVDNNTIQQEDLVGLLLERSQWVVIAILAILKTGAAYLPLGIDYPTERLDYIKKDSGIKLCIDGAVVTEFENKKDHYTKTGFSRKINPNNLAYVIYTSGTTGNPKGTLIEHRNVVRLFYNKDFQFDFNENDVWCLFHSYYFDFSVWEIFGALFFGGKLAVVTKEDTKDFNAFSNFLAEQGVTVLNQTPTAFKHLQKIVLGSDKSFSTRYLIFGGEALITSSLKTWKNHFPDCKIINMYGITETTVHVTYKEITKKEIASIESNIGQPIPTLGCLVLDKFQQIVPFGVVGELHVYGEGLARAYLNNIALTDTKFVTQEIESIGNIRLYKTGDLVKWVETGDLIYLGRKDNQVKIRGHRIELEEIEHYLIDKEDIEEVSVVVNKNNESENELIAYFVSSKVQNASDLRKYLASRIPDYAIPSYFVQLDGFPLTTNGKISHKDLPDPKEYKVVTNENYVAARNETEQKLVQILAKELERSHQEIGIHDNFFDLGANSIKLIKILNEINTQFNTTIKPVLLFQYSNISDLMENVFHQSEDETENEKASFSDEIDEIIDFL, encoded by the coding sequence ATGAAAAATTTATTAAAAGAATTAAGAGAAAATGAAATTTATATTTCATTAGACGGGGAGGATTTAAAACTAAAATTTAACCATCAGGAAATACCGCAAGAGCTTATTTCCAGAATCAAAAAAGATAAAGAAGCTTTAGTTCAATACTTAAAAGAGCAAAAAACAACGAGTGATGTAGCATTGGCAATTGCTCCGGTATCGGTATCAATTGATGGGTATCCGTTATCTTCATCACAACAGCGTCTTTGGGTATTAGATCAATTCGAAGAAGGCTTGTCCTCTTATAATATAACGCAGCAGGTAGAATTAAAAGGAGACTATGACATAAAGCTTTTTCAAGAGGCCGTATTTGCAGTTATAGAACGCCATGAAATTTTAAGAACCGTTTTTAAAAAGAACAGTAAAGAGCAAATATCGCAATGGGTTTTGAATAAGGACGAGGTAGATTTTTTTATTGGATATGAAGACTTTTCAGGTGAAGAACAGCCAATGAATGCTGTATCCTCTTATATTCAAGAAGATAAATTGAAACTATTTAATCTGGAAAAAGGGCCTTTATTAAGAGCCGCAATACTTAAGACTGCAGTAGATCAATACGTTTTTCATTACAATATGCATCATATTATTGGTGATGGTTGGTCTATGGGCGTATTAGCAAACGATGTAATGTCATTTTATAAAGCATTTACGACCAAAGAAAAAGTACAATTATCGCCACTGTCAATTCAGTACAAAGACTATGCAGCCAGTCAACTGGAAGGATTGAATAAACCGGAAAAGGAAGGGCATAAAAAATATTGGTCAGAGGTGTTGTCGGGAGAGTTGCCAATAATAGACTTACCAAGTAGCAAAACAAGACCGCCATTAAAAACTCAAAAAGGAAATACTTTAGAGGTCTATTTATCAAGTGAGTTAACTAATTCTCTAAAGCTTTTTACGAAAGACCAGGAAGGCAGTTTATTTATAAGCCTGTTAGCACTTTGGAATGCTTTGGTTTACAGATATACGGGACATGAGGACCTTCTTATTGGTACTCCGGTGGCTGGTAGAAACCACATAGATCTGGAAAATCAAATAGGATTTTATGTTAACACGTTGGTGTTGAGAAACAAAATTAATCCGGAAGATAATTTCTTAACCCATTACAAGAAAACCAAAGAGCAAGTATTAAGTGCTTTCTCACATCAGGAATACCCGTTTGATCAGATTTTAAATGATTTGAATACCAAAAGAGATATCAGTAGAAGTGCCATTTTTGATATGATGATGGCGCTTCAGAATACCGGCGATAAAATTAAAGGGGGACATACTATTGAGGCAAATGTTATTGTAGATAAAGGAGAAGAGTTATCTAAAATGGATTTGGAAATAAATTTTGCCGAAATTGGCGATAAGTTGCTTTTTAAACTAAACTATAATACCGATGTTTATAGTAAAGCCACTATGTCCGGAATAATGATGCATTTTATTCAATTGGCTGAAAACAGTATCCTGACACCAAATGTTTCAATAAAGGCATTGAATTATTTGAGCAAATCTGAAAAGAATCTGTTAGTTACTCTTTTTGACAAAACAGATACCCCTTTCCCTAATGAAAAAACAATAATTGATTTATTCAATGAGCAAGCTTTAAAACATCCGCAGAGAATTGCTTTAACGTATGAGAATTTCTCTTACACCTATAAAGAATTAGATGAAATATCAAATCAGTTTGCGCAGTATTTAGTTGACAATAATACTATTCAGCAAGAAGATTTAGTAGGTCTGTTACTGGAGCGAAGCCAATGGGTGGTAATAGCAATACTGGCGATATTAAAAACCGGTGCTGCCTATCTGCCTTTAGGAATCGATTATCCAACGGAGCGATTGGATTATATTAAAAAAGACAGCGGTATAAAATTATGTATCGATGGTGCTGTAGTTACCGAATTCGAAAACAAGAAAGACCACTATACCAAGACTGGTTTTAGTAGAAAAATCAATCCAAATAACTTAGCCTATGTTATTTACACCTCAGGAACAACAGGTAATCCTAAAGGTACTTTAATAGAACACCGCAATGTCGTTCGATTATTTTACAACAAAGACTTTCAGTTCGATTTCAACGAAAATGACGTTTGGTGTCTTTTTCATTCCTATTATTTTGATTTTTCAGTTTGGGAAATTTTTGGAGCCTTATTTTTCGGTGGTAAACTGGCAGTTGTGACAAAAGAGGATACAAAAGATTTTAATGCTTTTTCTAACTTTTTGGCTGAGCAAGGTGTAACTGTATTGAATCAAACGCCAACAGCTTTTAAACATCTTCAAAAAATAGTTTTAGGCTCAGATAAATCTTTTAGTACCCGATATCTTATTTTCGGAGGGGAAGCTTTGATAACATCCTCTTTAAAAACATGGAAAAACCATTTCCCTGATTGTAAAATAATCAATATGTACGGTATTACAGAAACAACCGTGCATGTCACTTATAAGGAAATAACTAAAAAAGAAATTGCTTCAATCGAAAGTAATATCGGGCAACCGATACCTACGTTAGGCTGTTTGGTATTAGATAAATTTCAACAAATAGTCCCTTTTGGAGTAGTTGGAGAATTACATGTTTATGGCGAAGGATTGGCAAGAGCCTATCTTAATAATATAGCGCTTACCGATACAAAGTTTGTGACACAGGAAATAGAATCAATTGGTAACATTAGACTATATAAAACGGGAGATTTAGTTAAATGGGTAGAAACTGGAGATTTAATTTATTTAGGTAGAAAAGATAACCAGGTTAAAATTAGAGGGCATCGAATAGAATTAGAAGAAATAGAGCATTATTTAATTGATAAAGAGGATATCGAAGAGGTTTCTGTCGTTGTGAATAAAAATAATGAATCTGAAAATGAATTGATTGCCTATTTCGTTTCGAGTAAAGTACAAAATGCTTCGGACCTTAGAAAATACCTTGCCAGCAGAATACCGGATTATGCGATCCCTTCCTATTTTGTTCAATTAGATGGTTTTCCTCTAACCACAAATGGAAAAATAAGCCATAAAGATCTTCCGGATCCTAAGGAATATAAGGTTGTTACAAATGAAAATTATGTAGCGGCCAGAAATGAAACAGAACAAAAATTAGTTCAGATTTTAGCGAAGGAACTAGAAAGAAGCCATCAGGAAATAGGAATTCACGATAACTTCTTCGACCTCGGAGCAAATTCTATCAAACTTATAAAGATTTTGAATGAGATTAATACACAGTTTAATACCACTATTAAACCGGTTTTATTATTTCAATATTCTAATATAAGTGACTTAATGGAGAATGTATTCCATCAATCAGAAGATGAAACGGAGAATGAGAAAGCTTCTTTTTCTGATGAAATAGATGAAATTATAGATTTTCTATAG